The genomic region CGGTTTACCCTAAAGAAAATGGAAAGCCGTACCTGACATGAATAAAACCGGAGGGGGAAGGCAAGGGTGCTCACAGGCTGTTTTTTCTGTCTGGAGCGCTCGTTGTTCTCAACACGCATTGCGGTTGCGGCTCCTCGCCGGGCCTGACCGCCTGAGCTTAGCGGGCGCGCCGCCGGATAAAGCGCGCATAGGCTCTCGCCACCGGAGATGCAGGATCCATTGCCTCCAGATACACGCCATCAGCGCACAGGGGTTCTGGTGCTCGTGCCCGGGGGGCTGGCTTATGCGCACTTGCCGTTTTCCGCGTTGCGGCCTTGTCCAGCCCAGCCTTGCCCATGAGCAGGCTGACCTTTATGCCGCTGAAAAAGGGCTGTTCCATAAAGGCATTGACCCTCTCCAGCATTTCGGCCGCCATAAGGTGCAGCTCCTGCGCCAGCATGGCATCCTCTGCCCCTATAAGCAGAACATCCCGATGATGCCCCATAGGCCGCGCCAGAGGCGCAAGATCAGGCCCCATGACCATGCCCCAGTTGAGCCAGAGCTGCTGCAAACGCGCCCGCGTTTCCCCCTGGCCGGGGGCAGCGCCAAGCCCCGCCATTACAGAGGCCATGACCTCCATGGCGTGTACGGGTTGCGAATCTTTCTGTCGTTTGCGGAATACGGCCATTATCGTTCCTTAAAAACAGACAGCGCCCCTGATCCTAGCCGGGATTTTGTTGTTGCTGGACGCGGGCTACTGCCTATGCCTGCTGTGAACACATTGACTATATGCTGATATATTGATACTTACATCAATCAAATTTGATTTACTGAAACTGGACAGATAATGGCACTTTTATTTTTCAAAGCGCTGTCGGATGAAACCCGCCTGCGGCTGGTTCATATTCTGCTGCATTACGAACTCTCGGTCAACGAGCTGGTCAGTATCCTTGATATGGGGCAATCGCGTGTTTCGCGTCACCTCAAGATTCTTACCGAGGCAGGGCTGCTCACCTCGCGCCGCGATGGCCTGTGGGTTTTTTATGCCACGCCGCGCGCGGGCGAAGAACTTGATTTTTTGCGCGCCATCACACCC from Desulfovibrio sp. UIB00 harbors:
- a CDS encoding DUF721 domain-containing protein, coding for MAVFRKRQKDSQPVHAMEVMASVMAGLGAAPGQGETRARLQQLWLNWGMVMGPDLAPLARPMGHHRDVLLIGAEDAMLAQELHLMAAEMLERVNAFMEQPFFSGIKVSLLMGKAGLDKAATRKTASAHKPAPRARAPEPLCADGVYLEAMDPASPVARAYARFIRRRAR